A section of the Methanoregula formicica SMSP genome encodes:
- a CDS encoding PAS domain S-box protein — protein sequence MLQAFRQDPGQFRIDTAATLKKAREVIAHECSDLIIADWNLPDGRGIDIISREDGRVTTPVIVMTGYGDERLAVEIMKSGAVDYIVKSATVFEDLPNISRRAIRFWENIQERVRAEHAEQETQKRLGDILAFLPDPVLAIDTTGTVIAWNNAMENLTGVPAADMLGKGDHEYSIPFYGERRPLLIDLVLEPDTEILNRYPFVQRDGDRIMSETFVAGIYGGKGAYLWGTATHLYDTSGNRVGAIEVIRDITERKKTEEIVRASEGKFRSLVEEVPDFILVHRNGKLLFVNRAASESTGYVHEDLIGRSMLDFIVPEDRERVVTSIEKRLKGEPLIPYEVRILTSTGQERQVIVRGNLIEFEGSPASLNVLTDVTEMRKSEKQLLLKNIVFEASITANSISDIEGIMTDVNPAFLAIWGYRDKKEVIGKPFGHFFTEGDAASEVLKTLDTSGRWSGELVARRADGSTFIAFGTATQTIDDKGNKIGYQSTCLDVSEQKQAEAALQKSEAKFRDLFNTMSSGVVIYEPVSEGQDFIIRDINRAVEWIENVRKENVVGKSVLSVFPGVVEFGLFAVFQRVAETGYAEAFPVSLYKDNRISGWRDNYVYRLESGEIVAIYEDVTEKKQAEEAVRQNETRFSALIQNSSDIIRVLDREGKITYESDSAERILGYPRGSLIGKDPMDYIHPDDRELVRQDLQGVFDQTNSGIPTEFRIRKADGGYIWVEARANNLLDVPGVNGIVVTTRLIQQRKEAEDAIRESEQRLRLALEGADVGFWDWHLPSGTAVFSDRYYTMLGYEPREFPATIDTWTALLHPDDKKRVVADLERQIREGESQLEIEYRIRIKDGSWLWILGRGKVVEKDENGIPIRITGVNIDITNRRLLESEVRSLNVVLEQRVKDRTEALSKANEALEEENMQRLDAEGKLKESLNEKTMLLKEIHHRVKNNLQIIVSLLNLQSRYVKDESVLATIRESQNRVKAMALVHEKLYRAEDIAHIDLNDYIRFLGTGLSQFYDAKSRGIRFSLESPDVRVDINTAIPLGLILNELISNAFKYAFPKGKSGEVFVSVTREEKTLTVIVRDDGAGIPEDFDWKNTQSLGLRLVNSLVDQLDGTIELDRSKGTRFTMVLHEKG from the coding sequence AGCGCCTGGCCGTCGAGATCATGAAGTCCGGCGCCGTTGATTATATCGTCAAGTCGGCAACGGTGTTCGAGGACCTCCCGAACATCTCGCGGAGGGCGATCCGGTTCTGGGAGAACATCCAGGAGAGAGTGCGGGCCGAGCATGCCGAACAGGAGACACAGAAACGCCTGGGCGACATCCTTGCTTTCCTCCCGGATCCGGTACTGGCGATCGATACAACAGGCACCGTGATCGCCTGGAACAATGCCATGGAAAACCTGACGGGGGTTCCTGCAGCGGATATGCTGGGGAAGGGCGATCATGAGTACAGCATCCCCTTCTACGGTGAGAGAAGACCGCTCCTGATCGACCTTGTTCTCGAACCCGATACCGAGATCCTGAACCGGTATCCGTTTGTCCAGCGCGATGGTGACCGCATAATGTCCGAAACATTTGTTGCAGGAATCTACGGTGGCAAAGGCGCATATCTCTGGGGGACTGCCACTCACCTGTATGATACTTCGGGAAACCGCGTCGGTGCGATTGAGGTGATCCGGGACATCACCGAGCGGAAAAAGACCGAGGAGATCGTCCGGGCAAGCGAGGGGAAATTCCGCTCGCTGGTTGAGGAGGTGCCTGATTTCATTCTGGTGCACCGCAACGGAAAACTCCTGTTCGTAAACCGGGCTGCGTCCGAGAGCACAGGGTATGTCCATGAGGATCTCATCGGGAGATCCATGCTGGACTTCATCGTGCCAGAAGACCGGGAACGTGTTGTCACCTCGATAGAAAAACGGCTGAAGGGTGAGCCTCTGATCCCCTATGAGGTCAGGATACTGACAAGCACCGGCCAGGAACGGCAGGTGATTGTACGGGGCAACCTGATCGAATTCGAAGGGAGTCCTGCCTCACTGAATGTCCTGACTGATGTCACGGAGATGCGGAAGAGTGAGAAGCAACTCCTCTTAAAGAACATCGTATTTGAAGCGTCGATCACTGCCAACAGCATTTCTGATATCGAAGGCATCATGACCGATGTAAACCCGGCATTTTTAGCCATCTGGGGATACCGGGACAAGAAGGAGGTCATTGGAAAACCTTTCGGGCATTTCTTCACCGAGGGGGATGCGGCGTCAGAGGTTCTGAAAACACTGGATACATCCGGGCGCTGGAGCGGCGAGCTCGTTGCACGGCGAGCCGATGGTTCAACCTTTATCGCGTTTGGCACGGCGACACAGACCATTGACGATAAAGGAAACAAGATTGGGTACCAGTCAACCTGTCTCGATGTCAGCGAACAGAAACAGGCCGAAGCTGCCCTGCAGAAAAGCGAGGCAAAATTCCGGGACCTCTTCAACACCATGAGCAGCGGCGTGGTCATCTATGAACCGGTATCCGAAGGACAGGACTTCATCATCCGCGATATCAACCGCGCCGTAGAGTGGATTGAGAACGTCCGAAAGGAAAATGTTGTCGGCAAAAGCGTGCTTTCGGTCTTCCCGGGTGTTGTGGAGTTCGGTCTTTTTGCAGTCTTCCAGCGTGTTGCAGAAACCGGATATGCGGAGGCATTTCCCGTTTCACTATACAAGGACAACCGGATCTCCGGGTGGCGGGACAACTACGTGTACCGGCTCGAATCCGGAGAGATTGTCGCAATTTACGAGGATGTAACTGAGAAGAAGCAGGCAGAAGAGGCAGTCCGGCAAAACGAGACGCGGTTCTCGGCCCTGATCCAGAACTCCTCGGATATCATCCGTGTTCTCGACCGCGAGGGAAAAATCACTTATGAATCAGATTCTGCTGAACGGATACTCGGATACCCCAGGGGATCCCTCATCGGAAAGGACCCCATGGATTACATCCATCCCGATGATCGCGAACTGGTGAGACAGGATCTCCAGGGTGTTTTCGACCAGACAAATTCAGGCATTCCTACCGAGTTCCGGATCCGGAAAGCTGACGGGGGATACATCTGGGTCGAAGCCAGAGCAAATAACCTGCTCGACGTTCCCGGCGTGAACGGGATCGTTGTCACCACCCGGCTGATCCAGCAGAGGAAGGAGGCAGAGGATGCCATTCGTGAAAGCGAACAGCGTCTCCGCCTTGCCCTCGAGGGCGCCGATGTCGGGTTCTGGGACTGGCACCTCCCCTCGGGCACAGCTGTCTTCAGCGACCGGTACTACACCATGCTCGGGTACGAGCCCCGGGAGTTTCCGGCAACCATCGATACCTGGACTGCGCTGTTGCACCCGGATGACAAAAAGAGGGTTGTCGCGGATCTGGAACGGCAGATCCGGGAAGGTGAATCCCAGCTGGAGATCGAGTACCGGATCCGCATAAAAGATGGCAGCTGGCTCTGGATCCTTGGGAGAGGGAAAGTTGTTGAAAAGGATGAGAACGGTATCCCGATCCGGATAACCGGTGTCAATATCGATATTACGAACCGGCGACTGCTTGAGTCCGAGGTCCGGTCCCTGAATGTCGTCCTGGAGCAGCGGGTGAAGGACCGGACCGAGGCGCTCTCGAAGGCAAACGAGGCGCTTGAGGAAGAGAACATGCAGCGGCTGGATGCCGAAGGGAAGCTCAAGGAATCTCTCAATGAGAAGACGATGCTCTTAAAGGAGATCCACCACCGGGTGAAGAACAACCTCCAGATCATCGTGAGTCTCTTGAACCTCCAGTCACGGTATGTGAAGGATGAAAGCGTCCTTGCCACGATCCGCGAGAGCCAGAACCGGGTCAAGGCAATGGCCCTTGTCCACGAAAAACTCTACCGGGCAGAGGACATCGCGCACATCGACCTCAACGACTATATCCGGTTCCTGGGAACCGGCCTCTCGCAGTTCTATGATGCAAAGAGCCGGGGGATACGGTTCAGTCTTGAATCCCCCGATGTCCGTGTCGATATCAATACGGCCATCCCACTCGGGCTCATCCTCAATGAGCTGATATCGAACGCATTCAAGTACGCTTTTCCCAAGGGAAAGTCCGGGGAAGTATTTGTCAGCGTTACGCGTGAAGAGAAGACACTCACCGTGATTGTCCGCGACGACGGGGCGGGGATTCCCGAAGACTTTGACTGGAAGAACACGCAGTCGCTGGGGCTCCGGCTGGTCAACTCCCTCGTGGACCAGCTCGATGGCACCATTGAACTCGACCGCTCGAAAGGGACACGGTTCACGATGGTTTTGCACGAGAAGGGGTGA